CAGAAGAAATTCTCCCAAACAAAGGgaaaaaactgaaattaaggATGAAATGGAGGAGAAACTTTTATATCTGAGTGAGAGAGAGAAACAAGAGGGTTGGTGGAGGCGGAGGTCTCTAGGTCTTGGATAAGGGAATAGTGCCCTTGCAGCGAACAATTACGGGGGCGAAGTTGTAATTGCGAAACTAATTGCAACTTGTATGACACGTGCACGCTGcgaatttagaaaaaaaaataaaaaaatcgcaACGCTCTTTCGATTTAAAAAGTTGCGAAAAGCTCATTTAACTTTGACCCGCATTGACTATATAGTTGTTGCAACTCCTATAATTAGCATGagttgcaaatttgcaattgaTGAGTTGCAAATGTCTCTACTAGTGTTAGAATAATTGAAATTGCTACTttgtacgtggtcactttgctttaaagttaattcaaagaacctaaggtcgggttgtccaaaaattatctttgttaagagtGACGTAACCTTttgttttgttgtatttagcatgttgggtgatgaaagcaataaacatacTTGCACCGCGCGCTAAGGTAGTGTGGCCTGCAAGGCTTAGTAAGCGGCAAGCTCGCCTTGTGCGCTAAGGCCCAATGCCCACATACATAACTTAGGCGCCAAGTTACTTGGGCCATAAGTTGTTCGTTTTCCTAATCCTACAATAATTACACTTCTAGGTATTTGATTATTCCTAGTGttctaataaatttaattaactagaatcttaATGGGTTTAgttattttttttgctaagcaagtgAGAATAATATCAAGGCTCAAACAATTACAACCTAAACTAACTTCAAGAgaaacaaaccaactaggttggaccattTCAACAAGAAGTTAGCAAAACAACAAGCAGCTAGGAAAACAAAGCTTATAAGCTCACAAACGAACTATTGTCTTTCCTGTTTACATACTTAGGCAAGATTGCTTGGATTCTACTCTTCACAGTTTGCTTCAAAGTACCAACTGTAACTTTAACAGCAGGAACCAACTGATCCCATAGACTAGTGTTCCTGCATCTCCAGATTAAGTACACCAGTGCCACAATTGCTGCATAGTACACCTGCTTCCTGAACTTGGTGTGTCTTCCATGCTTGATGCTTCTATATAAATGATGTAAATCAACAGCAGTAGTGTTGATCCCCAACCATGCCTTCATTGCAACCAAACATTGCTTGCTGTAAGAGCATTCAAAGAAAAGATGATGATGATCCTCATCCTGCTGTCCACAAATTAAACAACTTGCAGAACTACTGATACCAATTTTAGCCATTTTAGCTGTAGTTTGCAACCTGGATTGGATTACTAGCCAAGAAATAAACTTGTGCTTTGGGGTATTAAGCCTATTCCACACCAATCTGTCCCAATGGACCTTAGGTCTATTACCTGCCAGCTTGTTATAGACTTGCTGCACAGAATATTTAGTCATTGCACCAATTTCTGCTTCAGTAAACACCATTTTGAGTTTCTCTTTAGTACTGAAAACCTGTATCCAATACCAGCTAGCTGTTATTTGATTGAGTTTCTCTTTAGGGTTTAGTTATttgattcctaataggattacaattatctatttccaccctataaatatgtggttcatgatcacaatttatacaacaAACAAGACATTAAACTCACGAGAGAATTCAATATTTGTCTATCACctttgtgagtttcccgagtgcataaaaccttagagaatattctagttggttgaatataaagCGGatacggacgtgctgtggactttctacggaggggtgACATTTGGAGTCATGTACTTcttcttgttcgattcgggaGTAGCTAGGGAAGGTACGCATCACAATGTAtgctaaattatgctaattgaatatgtggcaattaatttggattcctgactttatgatttttccgcatgaattatattgttcataaccttacaaCACAACTTCCTTTAGGCATTCTTGCAAGAAACCAAATCAATAACTTAGCATAGGATACTTAAATCAAAATCGAGTGAAACCCAAAGCAAACAGCAAGAAGTTAAGGGTGGCAGAGGATCGGAAACAAATATATATTCTTCTTGTAGTTTATTACAAGCTTGGAAAAATGACTAAACTCATCcacttctttttatttttattactaCTTTATCtacttgtatttagttttattAGTTGATCGGTTCTTCTGGTTACTGATTTTTTTATATGCAACATCAAACTGCATCcctttttttaatattaatacCAGTATGATACAATATTATCAGATACTCcccccgtcccttaatactcgcaccggtttgatcggtgcggagtttaagacatttgaattgacttattaatttaatgggtgttagttgatagtggggtattttattaatatagttagtggaaaatgtgtaaggggtggtgAGTGGGGGGTGTGAATATTTTAATGCTTTTTTGTAAGGAGTAGGGGTAaggagtaggggtgtaggtgggttagtagataaatgtgagaaataatataatatgggtaaaaatttccatttatagaagcggtgcaaatattaagggatggtccgaaaaggaaagcggtgcaaaTATTAAATGACAGAGAAAATACCAAAATGTATCCACTCAAATCCCAGAGGAGCAGAGAGACTACCGTCGGGGATAGTTGCATCTACATCTGACCTCTATCTCTGTAGACTATGGGGTCTTCCTAGTGAGGTATGTGAACATTGCTAAAACAACTTATAAAAATTGCAAAGATTTGTGTGTATTTTCCTAGACCTAGAACCTTAATATTCTTCACAACATCCCCTACTGTCACAGTATTGTTGACTCGTAAATCATGAAACCAATCGCTAACAATTTTTGTATATTCAAGACTAGGATCCCTAGCCTTTGCTTCAATAACTTTTTTGGCACCTCTTGGCAATTCCAAAGAAACATAAACGTCATCTATTGTTATTTTCATTTTACCCGTATATATCCAAAAGAAGAGAGGTATGAAAAGGATCAAAATTATGAACTAGCCACCGACAGAGATCCCAAGGCATCatgaacatcatctttttatttttcagCCAAACCCTTAAAGTTCTTATCCCCCACTAGTAGCTTATACAAAATGGCAGGGGACATTCTGGAAAACGTCTTGACCTTCTCACTTTCTCCCCTCGCAATAACTTGCATTTCTTGTTCTTCTCTTACTTGTGCAACTTCTAAAGAATGATCGCTGCAAAATATATGACATAAAAGTTACTACATAAATAAGAAAATGAATAGGAAGCAAAGCAACAACATGAGGGTTTGTGCATCAGTGTGAATCAGAGGCATGCTTTTTCTCTAATCTGTTCTcctttttatctttttttactTTGTATACATTGAAATCTGGTTATAGCATATTGTATTTGTGGAGTATTTATGTTCTTGCCAAATTCCACGCATACATGTAAAGGAGGCTTTGTACGAAATCCCACTTATTTAACATGAACCTGTATTACCTACATTGACTTTTGTATTTGCAGATACAACAAGAAATTGCTTATATTAAACCAGGGCTAGGAGACACACATGTGGGAGTTTCAATCAAGATTCGTGGAAGTCAAAACAGGAAAGCGAGTTATTCGTCTCTATTAAGacaattgaaaatgacattcaactTTATAATAGGGCTAGACAAGGGGGAAAGCCGGAAA
This Spinacia oleracea cultivar Varoflay chromosome 6, BTI_SOV_V1, whole genome shotgun sequence DNA region includes the following protein-coding sequences:
- the LOC110785918 gene encoding uncharacterized protein — its product is MVFTEAEIGAMTKYSVQQVYNKLAGNRPKVHWDRLVWNRLNTPKHKFISWLVIQSRLQTTAKMAKIGISSSASCLICGQQDEDHHHLFFECSYSKQCLVAMKAWLGINTTAVDLHHLYRSIKHGRHTKFRKQVYYAAIVALVYLIWRCRNTSLWDQLVPAVKVTVGTLKQTVKSRIQAILPKYVNRKDNSSFVSL